The Carnobacterium sp. 17-4 genome has a window encoding:
- a CDS encoding M42 family metallopeptidase codes for MEETELKMLKELTDAKGISGNEGQVREVFVKYAKPNADSVSFDGLGSVIAKSVGDKSGPKVLFAGHLDEVGFMVTNITEEGFIKFQTIGGWWAQVMLAQQVQITTGKNDVIHGVIGCKPPHVLTAEVRNKAYDVQEMFIDIGASSKEEAAQWGIKPGDMVTPYTEFRRLNGSKFILAKAWDNRIGTAVTLKVLENLKAEGHPNKAFAVGNVQEEVGLRGAKTATHLVDPDIAFALDTGTAGDTPGMTDKEADSKLGKGPQIIIYDASMIAHKGLRDFVVSVAEELNIPFQYTVIAGGGTDAGSQHVSKNGIPALAITVATRYLHSHTSVIHEDDYLNTVKLVTEVIKRLDSDTVEKIKYHS; via the coding sequence ATGGAAGAAACAGAACTAAAGATGTTAAAAGAATTAACAGATGCAAAAGGAATTTCAGGAAACGAAGGACAAGTAAGAGAGGTATTTGTAAAGTATGCAAAGCCTAATGCAGATAGTGTTAGTTTTGATGGATTGGGTAGTGTTATTGCCAAAAGTGTTGGAGATAAATCAGGCCCAAAAGTATTGTTCGCTGGACACCTAGATGAAGTTGGTTTTATGGTAACAAACATCACTGAAGAAGGTTTTATTAAATTTCAAACGATTGGTGGTTGGTGGGCACAAGTGATGTTGGCTCAACAAGTTCAAATTACGACAGGAAAAAATGACGTTATCCATGGAGTAATTGGATGTAAACCACCACATGTTTTAACCGCCGAAGTACGCAATAAAGCATATGATGTTCAAGAGATGTTTATTGATATTGGAGCTTCATCAAAAGAAGAAGCCGCACAATGGGGAATCAAGCCCGGTGATATGGTAACGCCATATACTGAGTTTAGACGCTTAAATGGATCTAAATTTATATTGGCTAAAGCTTGGGATAATCGTATTGGAACAGCTGTTACTTTAAAAGTATTAGAAAATTTAAAAGCCGAAGGACATCCTAATAAAGCATTTGCTGTTGGAAATGTACAAGAAGAAGTGGGGTTAAGAGGTGCAAAAACAGCAACTCATTTAGTAGATCCAGATATTGCTTTTGCATTAGACACTGGTACAGCTGGAGACACTCCAGGAATGACTGATAAAGAAGCAGATTCTAAACTAGGAAAAGGCCCACAAATTATCATTTATGATGCTTCCATGATAGCTCACAAAGGCTTGCGTGACTTTGTTGTTTCAGTTGCAGAAGAATTAAATATTCCTTTTCAATATACTGTGATTGCAGGTGGAGGAACAGATGCAGGAAGTCAGCATGTAAGTAAAAATGGTATACCAGCATTAGCGATTACGGTTGCGACGCGTTACTTACACTCTCATACTTCAGTTATTCATGAAGACGATTACTTGAATACTGTAAAACTAGTTACAGAAGTCATTAAGCGTTTAGATAGCGATACAGTTGAAAAAATTAAATACCACAGTTGA
- the hemG gene encoding protoporphyrinogen oxidase, translating into MKRAKKRIAVIGGGITGLVTAYRIKQQIVNEQLPFELILLESALKVGGKIYTMKVGDNYFDLGAESIDVRYPEAMDLIKELGLMDQLVYSEGNKPDIFFYNKLHNLNYPTYKGIPVRKMDIWKSDLLTFHGKMASFKDNLFPLKPLDKDIQMSRYLKNRFGEELVEHIVEPFFSKVYASDLDEMGIKSSKEVIYSLEQKYGSLSNGIKHHPELLDGSGNYVTFQKGLTVLTDKLTEILKPHIQTGKKVFEIKEDTEGTYIIDINRKEQMRVGAICIATPVTEYSKLIKNETFGQTFDQVETASIGYILFKFKKSAIKNEPTGFGVVTPRRNDSYVTSIVFLNKKWPFLKDEEDVFIGVSFGRKGEDLLVTLGNKEIEKSILKDLEIILGITDKPINRIVKRWPDAIPQYTVDQEEKTKEMIEMLNHEYPGIYISGIGLEGFGINQCIGQANKTSKNIVELVKKQNCV; encoded by the coding sequence ATGAAGAGAGCCAAAAAGAGAATTGCAGTAATAGGCGGCGGAATAACAGGGCTAGTTACTGCTTATCGAATAAAACAGCAAATTGTAAATGAACAGCTGCCTTTTGAACTTATTTTATTAGAGTCTGCTCTAAAAGTAGGTGGTAAAATTTACACCATGAAGGTTGGGGACAACTACTTTGATCTAGGTGCTGAATCAATCGATGTTCGCTATCCCGAGGCAATGGATCTTATTAAAGAACTAGGTCTAATGGATCAGTTAGTTTATAGTGAAGGAAATAAACCAGATATCTTTTTTTACAATAAGTTGCATAATCTTAATTACCCAACTTACAAAGGTATTCCAGTAAGGAAAATGGATATTTGGAAAAGTGATTTACTAACATTCCATGGGAAAATGGCTAGTTTTAAAGACAATCTATTTCCCTTAAAACCCTTAGATAAAGATATTCAAATGAGTCGGTATCTCAAAAATCGATTCGGAGAAGAATTAGTAGAACATATTGTAGAGCCTTTCTTTTCAAAAGTTTATGCTAGTGATTTGGATGAAATGGGAATAAAATCTTCCAAAGAGGTTATTTATTCATTAGAACAAAAGTATGGAAGTTTATCGAATGGTATTAAGCACCATCCAGAATTATTGGATGGTTCGGGTAATTATGTTACTTTCCAAAAGGGATTAACTGTTTTAACGGATAAACTAACTGAAATTCTAAAACCACATATTCAAACAGGTAAAAAAGTTTTTGAAATTAAAGAAGATACTGAAGGCACTTATATTATTGATATTAATCGAAAAGAGCAGATGCGGGTCGGTGCAATTTGTATTGCAACACCAGTAACCGAATATTCAAAACTAATAAAAAATGAAACTTTTGGACAAACTTTTGACCAAGTTGAAACAGCGTCTATTGGATATATTTTATTTAAATTTAAAAAATCAGCTATTAAAAATGAACCAACTGGTTTTGGTGTAGTGACTCCTAGAAGAAATGATTCTTACGTAACATCAATTGTTTTTTTAAATAAGAAGTGGCCATTTCTTAAAGATGAAGAAGATGTCTTTATCGGAGTAAGTTTTGGTAGAAAAGGTGAAGACCTACTTGTTACATTGGGTAATAAAGAAATAGAAAAATCGATACTAAAAGACTTGGAAATCATACTTGGTATTACCGATAAGCCAATAAATCGAATTGTAAAACGTTGGCCTGATGCGATACCTCAGTACACAGTAGATCAAGAAGAAAAAACAAAAGAAATGATAGAAATGTTAAACCATGAATATCCGGGCATTTATATTTCTGGGATTGGGCTAGAAGGTTTTGGAATCAATCAGTGTATTGGCCAAGCAAATAAAACAAGTAAGAACATAGTTGAACTTGTAAAAAAACAAAATTGTGTTTAA
- a CDS encoding MBL fold metallo-hydrolase, with translation MKLTILGFWGGYPTNNSGTSSYLLEAENYHLLIDAGSASLIALENHLDPLQLDAVILSHYHYDHIADLGVLQFTRQLKRMKNDLERAPMLPIYGHAGDKENFKRLTMDLVSEGIEYEENEKIYIGPFEIHFMKTLHPVECYAMRIMEIKTGKTLIYTADSGYLSDFISFSKDADVLLADTNFFNGMENHRVHMTASEVGKIAKEAHVKKVILTHLPQEGDLQLLKAQAINETPATEIMLAKKDLTIEI, from the coding sequence ATGAAATTAACCATTTTAGGCTTTTGGGGCGGATATCCAACGAATAATTCAGGAACAAGTTCTTATCTATTGGAAGCTGAAAATTATCACCTATTAATTGATGCAGGAAGTGCTTCTTTAATTGCTTTAGAAAATCACTTAGATCCATTACAGTTAGATGCAGTAATTTTATCACATTACCACTATGATCATATTGCAGATTTAGGGGTGTTGCAATTTACACGTCAATTGAAGCGGATGAAGAATGATCTTGAGCGGGCTCCAATGCTGCCAATTTATGGACATGCAGGAGATAAGGAAAATTTTAAACGATTAACGATGGACCTTGTAAGCGAAGGGATAGAATACGAAGAGAATGAAAAAATATATATTGGCCCTTTTGAAATCCACTTTATGAAAACTTTACATCCAGTAGAATGCTACGCGATGAGAATCATGGAAATAAAAACAGGAAAGACTCTTATTTATACCGCAGATTCTGGTTACTTATCTGACTTTATTTCTTTTAGTAAAGATGCTGACGTCTTATTAGCAGATACGAATTTTTTTAACGGAATGGAAAATCATCGTGTTCACATGACAGCTTCTGAAGTAGGAAAGATTGCAAAGGAAGCTCATGTGAAAAAAGTTATTTTGACGCATCTACCTCAAGAAGGAGACTTACAGCTTTTAAAAGCTCAAGCTATTAATGAAACGCCGGCGACAGAAATCATGTTGGCTAAAAAAGATCTTACAATTGAAATTTAA
- a CDS encoding lipoate--protein ligase: MYYVKNVRNGKEITDPAINLAIEYHLLNNVVLDEPILLFYINEPSIIIGRNQNTIEEINTDYVEKKNIHVVRRFSGGGAVYHDFGVFCFCFITKDDGDSFRDFGKFTEPIIDSLHKMGVEGAKLEGRNDLLINGQKFSGNAMYSKNGRMTAHGTIMFDSDIEEVVNALKVRKDKIESKGIKSIRSRVTNIKPYLSDDYQFLNTKEFRDRLLLNIFDVNTPAEVKEYKLTDEDWKQIEELSGKYFNNWDWNYGKSPKFELVRRHRFSIGSVEFKMNVDKGFIQDIRIFGDFFGLGDISDVEEKLNGTKYDVTSIGEALDEINIKNYFGNITKEELVHLIY, translated from the coding sequence ATGTATTATGTTAAAAATGTCCGCAACGGAAAAGAAATAACAGATCCTGCTATTAACTTAGCGATTGAATACCACTTATTAAATAATGTCGTATTAGATGAACCAATCTTACTATTTTATATTAATGAACCTTCTATTATAATTGGAAGAAATCAAAATACGATCGAAGAAATTAATACAGATTACGTTGAAAAAAAGAATATCCACGTAGTCCGTCGTTTTTCAGGTGGTGGAGCCGTTTACCATGATTTCGGAGTATTTTGTTTTTGTTTTATTACAAAAGATGATGGGGATTCGTTTCGCGATTTCGGAAAATTCACAGAGCCTATAATTGATTCTTTACACAAAATGGGAGTAGAAGGTGCTAAGCTTGAAGGCAGAAATGACTTGTTGATTAATGGACAAAAATTCTCTGGAAATGCTATGTATTCAAAAAATGGTCGAATGACAGCACATGGTACAATTATGTTTGATAGCGATATCGAAGAAGTCGTGAACGCTCTTAAAGTGAGAAAAGATAAAATTGAGTCAAAAGGAATTAAATCAATAAGAAGCCGTGTAACAAATATAAAACCCTATTTATCTGATGATTATCAATTCTTAAATACAAAAGAATTCCGCGACCGTTTATTGCTGAACATTTTTGATGTCAATACTCCTGCAGAAGTTAAGGAGTACAAATTGACGGATGAGGACTGGAAACAGATTGAAGAACTTTCTGGAAAATATTTTAATAATTGGGATTGGAACTATGGGAAATCACCAAAATTTGAGTTAGTTCGTCGTCATCGTTTTTCTATCGGTTCAGTAGAATTCAAAATGAACGTAGATAAAGGTTTTATCCAAGATATCCGTATTTTTGGAGATTTCTTTGGTTTAGGAGATATATCCGATGTTGAAGAAAAATTGAACGGCACTAAATATGATGTAACATCAATAGGTGAGGCTCTTGACGAAATAAATATTAAAAATTACTTTGGAAATATCACTAAAGAAGAATTAGTTCACTTAATATACTAA
- the trpS gene encoding tryptophan--tRNA ligase, whose amino-acid sequence MKTIFSGIQPSGTPTIGNYIGAMKQFIDLQESYTSYFCIVDEHAITVQQEPLKLRQQTKSLAALYLAIGLDPKKATIFIQSEVSAHAEAAWIVQCNTSLGELERMTQFKDKSAKNNRAGVSAGLLTYPPLMVADIILYQSDLVPVGDDQKQHLELTRDFVIRFNNKYGNGNQLLTIPEVNIPESGGRIMSLQDPLKKMSKSDENKKSFISMLDEPAIIRKKIKSAVTDSSGVIEYDPKNKPGISNLLTIYASFTKFSVAELVDRYQNSGYGQFKEDLGEAIVSVLEPIQNRHDELIHSDELDSILDGGAIKAGTVANKTLLKMRNAIGLGRKRK is encoded by the coding sequence ATGAAGACAATTTTTTCAGGTATCCAGCCTAGTGGAACTCCTACTATTGGAAACTACATTGGAGCAATGAAACAGTTTATAGATTTACAAGAAAGTTATACGAGTTACTTTTGTATCGTGGATGAACATGCGATTACTGTACAACAAGAACCGTTGAAACTTAGACAACAAACGAAAAGTCTTGCTGCATTATACTTAGCTATCGGACTAGATCCAAAAAAAGCAACTATTTTTATTCAATCTGAAGTCTCTGCACACGCTGAAGCTGCTTGGATTGTCCAATGCAATACCAGTTTAGGTGAATTAGAACGGATGACTCAATTTAAAGATAAATCCGCAAAAAATAATCGTGCTGGCGTATCTGCTGGTTTATTGACTTATCCTCCTCTAATGGTAGCCGATATTATTCTTTACCAATCTGATTTAGTTCCTGTTGGGGATGACCAAAAACAACATTTAGAATTAACCAGAGATTTTGTTATTCGATTTAACAATAAATACGGTAATGGCAATCAATTGCTTACCATTCCAGAAGTAAACATACCAGAATCTGGTGGACGGATTATGAGTTTACAAGATCCCTTGAAAAAAATGAGTAAGTCTGATGAGAATAAAAAAAGTTTTATTTCAATGTTAGATGAACCCGCAATCATTCGCAAAAAAATCAAGAGTGCTGTAACAGATTCAAGTGGTGTGATTGAGTATGATCCTAAAAATAAACCTGGTATTTCTAATTTGTTAACCATCTATGCTTCGTTTACTAAGTTCAGTGTTGCTGAATTAGTAGATCGTTATCAAAATAGTGGGTATGGTCAATTTAAGGAAGACTTAGGAGAAGCCATTGTTTCAGTATTGGAACCTATTCAAAATAGACATGATGAATTGATCCATTCAGATGAGTTAGACTCTATTTTAGATGGTGGTGCAATTAAAGCAGGCACTGTAGCTAATAAAACACTTTTGAAAATGAGAAATGCTATTGGTTTAGGTAGAAAACGAAAATAG
- a CDS encoding DUF3899 domain-containing protein: MKQKFTPIRIFLAILVLCILLELIIYRELSFYHTTNLTFYGAAFFLIIGLFGASFSSGFFDFFNYSMRKAAFNIRKGRNSDEELNVEPLSKVFGKGYYFFLKVGSALLIVCILTLLAYYLIER; encoded by the coding sequence GTGAAACAAAAATTTACACCTATCCGCATTTTTTTAGCTATACTCGTTTTATGTATACTATTAGAACTTATTATTTATAGAGAACTCTCATTCTATCATACTACAAATCTAACTTTTTACGGAGCTGCCTTCTTTCTTATTATTGGACTTTTTGGTGCATCTTTTTCTTCAGGATTTTTTGATTTTTTTAATTATAGTATGAGAAAAGCTGCTTTCAATATTCGAAAAGGTAGAAACTCAGATGAAGAATTAAATGTAGAACCACTTTCGAAAGTATTCGGAAAAGGGTATTACTTTTTTTTAAAAGTGGGCTCAGCCTTATTAATTGTCTGTATTCTTACTTTGTTAGCTTATTATCTTATTGAAAGATGA
- the opp3b gene encoding oligopeptide ABC transporter permease codes for MKSYARFLGKRVLYMLLTLFLIASITFFLMKLLPGTPYSNQDKLSEEQIYIMNEQYGLNEPVAVQYLVYIGGLLKGDLGTSFQFNNTPVTKLLSTRIGPSLQLGIQAVALGTILGIVLGVIAAMYQNTWIDTLATFSAILGRSIPNFVIAVLLQLIFGVYLQWFPIALWDGGFSSSVLPTLALTISPLADSARFIRTEMVDVLSSDYVELARAKGLSRWTVAFKHGVRNALIPLVTILGPMAVGLMTGSMVVENIYAIPGIGEQFVKSIMTNDYPTIMGVTILYSAMLVFIILVVDILYGVIDPRIRVSTEGGDK; via the coding sequence ATGAAAAGTTATGCGAGATTTTTAGGAAAACGTGTATTATACATGTTATTGACATTATTTTTAATTGCATCGATTACTTTCTTCTTAATGAAGCTTTTACCAGGTACTCCATATAGTAACCAGGATAAACTTTCAGAAGAACAAATCTATATTATGAATGAACAATATGGATTAAATGAACCGGTTGCGGTTCAGTATTTAGTGTACATCGGAGGATTACTTAAAGGGGATCTAGGAACGTCATTCCAATTTAACAATACTCCCGTAACGAAACTGCTATCTACGCGTATAGGGCCATCCTTGCAGCTAGGTATTCAAGCAGTCGCACTTGGGACAATACTAGGTATTGTTTTAGGAGTAATCGCAGCAATGTATCAAAACACATGGATTGATACATTAGCAACATTTTCAGCAATTTTAGGTAGATCTATTCCTAACTTTGTTATTGCCGTACTATTGCAACTTATTTTTGGAGTATATCTACAATGGTTCCCAATCGCTTTGTGGGATGGCGGATTCAGTTCATCTGTTTTGCCAACATTAGCTCTAACGATATCTCCGTTAGCCGATTCTGCTCGTTTTATTAGAACAGAAATGGTAGATGTATTGAGTAGTGATTACGTTGAATTGGCAAGAGCCAAAGGGTTAAGCAGATGGACAGTAGCATTTAAACATGGTGTTCGTAATGCATTGATACCATTAGTTACGATCTTAGGACCTATGGCAGTTGGTTTAATGACGGGTTCAATGGTTGTAGAAAATATCTATGCTATTCCAGGAATTGGAGAACAATTCGTTAAATCAATTATGACAAATGATTACCCTACTATTATGGGTGTAACCATTCTTTATTCTGCTATGCTAGTATTTATTATTTTAGTTGTAGATATTTTATACGGAGTAATTGACCCACGTATTCGTGTTTCTACAGAAGGAGGGGACAAATAA
- the opp3C gene encoding oligopeptide ABC transporter permease, producing the protein MHNQDNTPVADELKNLSPDMFAPASESSIQDNEKIAAPSLSFIQDSWRRLKKNKAAVVSLIILTIMIILTIAAPLVAPHDPNVQTVEFASLPPKIPGIGIDGLNGTQAVGETRVDKYTEKGVPEGQYYILGTDSLGRDLLSRILYGTRVSLIIAFVAAFFDLTIGVTYGLVSGWCGGKIDNFMQRVLEILSGVPNLVVVILMLLVLDPGIMSIIIALAITGWISMARVVRAQTLKLKNQEYILAARTLGESSIKIAFKHLIPNLSGVIIIQTMFSIPSAIFFEAFLSFIGIGIPAPTASLGTLINDGYKTFRFLPHLMWYPAAVICILMISFNLLADGLRDAFDPKMKD; encoded by the coding sequence ATGCATAATCAAGATAATACTCCTGTTGCAGATGAACTAAAGAATCTGTCTCCTGACATGTTTGCTCCAGCATCTGAGTCAAGTATTCAAGATAACGAAAAAATTGCAGCACCTTCATTAAGTTTTATTCAAGACTCATGGAGAAGATTGAAAAAAAATAAAGCGGCCGTAGTTAGTCTGATTATTCTGACAATTATGATTATTCTTACAATTGCAGCACCACTTGTTGCACCGCATGACCCAAATGTTCAAACAGTAGAGTTTGCAAGCTTACCTCCTAAAATTCCAGGAATTGGAATTGATGGGTTAAATGGAACTCAAGCAGTTGGCGAAACACGTGTCGATAAATATACTGAAAAAGGCGTTCCTGAAGGCCAGTACTATATTTTAGGTACAGACAGTTTAGGACGTGATTTACTTTCACGTATTCTTTATGGTACTCGAGTTTCCTTAATAATTGCGTTTGTTGCAGCATTTTTTGACTTAACGATAGGTGTAACTTATGGTTTAGTTTCAGGATGGTGTGGCGGGAAAATTGATAACTTCATGCAACGTGTCTTAGAAATATTATCAGGCGTTCCTAACTTAGTAGTAGTTATCTTGATGCTCTTGGTTTTAGATCCAGGTATTATGTCTATTATTATTGCGTTAGCTATTACCGGGTGGATTTCAATGGCCAGGGTAGTTCGTGCACAAACGTTGAAATTGAAGAATCAAGAATATATTTTAGCAGCCCGTACTTTAGGTGAATCTTCAATAAAAATAGCATTTAAACATTTAATTCCGAATTTATCAGGTGTTATCATTATTCAAACCATGTTCTCAATACCGTCTGCTATTTTCTTCGAGGCATTCTTGAGTTTCATCGGTATAGGTATTCCTGCACCAACAGCTTCATTAGGAACATTGATTAATGATGGATACAAAACATTCCGCTTCTTACCTCATTTAATGTGGTATCCAGCAGCAGTTATTTGTATTTTAATGATTTCATTTAACTTGTTAGCAGATGGTTTGCGTGATGCATTTGATCCAAAAATGAAAGATTAG
- a CDS encoding ABC transporter ATP-binding protein, with protein sequence MSNVLEVKDLEITFDTYAGKVKAIRGVSFDLKKGETLAIVGESGSGKSVTTRSIMRLLSQNANVENGEILFNGEDLIKKSEKEMQAIRGKEIAMIFQDPMTSLNPTMTIGKQISEPIRLHQKLNKEDASKRALELLNLVGLPDAERRMKQYPHQFSGGQRQRIVIAIALACNPEVLIADEPTTALDVTIQAQILDLMKELQKKIATSIIFITHDLGVVANVADRVAVMYAGKIIEIGTVDEIFYNPQHPYTWGLISSMPTLEITETLYAIPGTPPDLLDPPKGDAFAPRNAFAMKIDTELEPPYFKVSETHLAATWLLHPDAPTVEPPPEIKARQKIYEEKFAPLHASLKNAKTEVKGGVNEDGK encoded by the coding sequence ATGAGCAATGTATTAGAAGTTAAAGATTTAGAAATAACGTTCGACACCTATGCTGGTAAAGTAAAAGCTATCCGCGGTGTCAGTTTCGATTTAAAAAAAGGCGAAACATTAGCTATTGTAGGGGAATCCGGTTCAGGGAAATCAGTTACCACTCGTAGCATTATGCGATTGCTGTCACAAAATGCAAATGTTGAAAATGGAGAAATCCTTTTTAATGGTGAAGATCTTATAAAAAAATCTGAAAAAGAAATGCAAGCTATTCGTGGTAAAGAAATTGCGATGATTTTTCAAGATCCTATGACATCTCTTAATCCAACAATGACCATTGGAAAACAAATTTCTGAACCTATTCGTTTACATCAAAAATTAAACAAAGAAGATGCAAGTAAAAGAGCGTTAGAATTATTAAATTTAGTTGGTTTACCTGATGCAGAAAGACGTATGAAACAATACCCTCACCAATTTTCTGGTGGGCAAAGACAACGTATTGTAATTGCGATTGCTCTTGCATGTAATCCTGAAGTACTAATTGCTGATGAACCAACAACAGCTTTAGACGTAACGATTCAAGCGCAAATCTTAGATCTTATGAAAGAACTACAAAAGAAAATTGCGACTTCTATTATTTTTATTACACATGATTTAGGCGTAGTAGCTAACGTTGCAGATCGTGTTGCAGTTATGTATGCAGGTAAAATTATAGAAATTGGAACAGTGGATGAAATTTTTTACAATCCTCAACACCCGTATACATGGGGACTGATCAGTTCTATGCCTACCTTAGAAATTACTGAAACACTTTATGCTATCCCAGGGACTCCTCCAGATTTATTGGACCCACCAAAAGGGGATGCATTTGCTCCACGAAATGCATTTGCAATGAAAATTGATACAGAATTAGAACCGCCATACTTTAAAGTTTCTGAAACGCATCTAGCTGCAACGTGGTTATTACATCCCGATGCACCTACCGTTGAACCGCCACCAGAAATTAAAGCACGTCAAAAAATTTATGAAGAAAAATTTGCCCCACTCCATGCATCTTTAAAAAATGCTAAGACTGAAGTCAAAGGAGGGGTAAACGAAGATGGAAAATAG
- a CDS encoding ABC transporter ATP-binding protein: MENREKILEVRGLKQYFNKGTKNEVRAVDDVTFDIYKGETFGLVGESGSGKSTTGRSIIRLYDPTAGEIDFEGTKVHDISGKKDMLKFRRDMQMIFQDPYASLNPKMKVRDIIAEGIDIHGLATSTEDRNNQVNELLKTVGLNPDHASRYPHEFSGGQRQRIGIARALAVKPKFIIADEPISALDVSIQAQVVNLLMELQKTQELTFLFIAHDLSMVKYISDRIGVMNTGKLLELAPADEVYNTPLHPYTESLLSAVPLPDPEYERNRVRTPYIPRESNGEPEELREISQGHYVYCRESDVAALKEKKASYAK; the protein is encoded by the coding sequence ATGGAAAATAGAGAAAAGATTTTAGAAGTTAGAGGTCTAAAACAATATTTCAACAAAGGAACAAAAAATGAAGTTCGTGCCGTAGATGATGTTACTTTTGACATCTATAAAGGTGAAACTTTTGGTTTAGTTGGTGAATCTGGTTCAGGTAAATCTACAACTGGTCGTTCAATCATTCGATTGTATGATCCAACAGCTGGAGAAATTGATTTTGAAGGTACCAAAGTTCATGATATTTCTGGTAAAAAAGATATGTTGAAGTTCAGAAGAGATATGCAAATGATCTTCCAAGATCCATATGCATCTTTGAATCCAAAAATGAAAGTTCGCGATATTATCGCAGAAGGTATCGATATTCATGGTTTAGCTACTTCTACGGAAGACAGAAACAACCAAGTAAATGAACTGTTAAAAACAGTTGGTTTAAATCCAGACCATGCTTCTCGTTACCCACATGAGTTTTCAGGTGGACAAAGACAACGTATTGGAATTGCTAGAGCTCTTGCAGTTAAGCCTAAATTTATCATTGCTGATGAACCGATTTCTGCATTAGATGTTTCAATTCAAGCGCAAGTTGTCAATTTATTAATGGAGTTACAAAAAACACAAGAATTAACTTTCTTGTTTATTGCCCATGATTTATCAATGGTTAAGTACATCAGTGATCGTATTGGTGTAATGAATACCGGCAAATTACTTGAGTTAGCACCTGCTGATGAAGTATACAATACTCCATTGCACCCTTATACGGAAAGTTTGTTGTCTGCTGTACCTTTACCAGATCCTGAATATGAGCGTAATCGTGTGCGTACTCCCTATATTCCTCGTGAATCAAATGGAGAACCTGAAGAGTTACGTGAAATTTCTCAAGGACATTATGTTTACTGTAGAGAATCTGATGTAGCTGCTTTGAAAGAAAAGAAAGCAAGCTACGCTAAATAA
- the spxA gene encoding transcriptional regulator SpxA, which translates to MVTLYTSPSCTSCRKARAWLEENNITYKERNIFSEPLTIGEIKSILRMTEDGTEEIISTRSKVFQELNVDLDDLPLNELFDLIQDNPGLLRRPIMVDEKRLQVGYNEDEIRRFLPREVRALELKQAQLIVGY; encoded by the coding sequence ATGGTAACTTTATATACATCGCCTAGTTGCACATCATGTCGTAAAGCAAGAGCATGGTTAGAGGAAAACAATATTACTTATAAAGAAAGAAATATTTTTTCAGAACCACTGACGATTGGTGAAATTAAATCGATCTTAAGAATGACAGAAGATGGTACAGAAGAAATCATTTCGACCCGTTCTAAAGTATTCCAAGAACTAAATGTTGATCTTGATGATTTACCTTTAAATGAATTGTTTGATTTGATTCAAGATAACCCAGGACTTTTACGTCGACCAATCATGGTAGATGAAAAGAGATTACAGGTTGGATACAACGAAGATGAAATCCGTCGCTTCTTGCCTCGTGAAGTAAGAGCACTTGAATTAAAACAGGCACAACTGATAGTTGGATATTAG